The DNA window TAAGCCGGGCTGCTGCCGATCGCGCGCCTGAAATGCTCCATGCGCGTTGATCGCTATAGTATAGTTATGCGGGTAGTTTTGCCGCGTGGATTTGTTTGGAATATGTAAGATTTTGCACCGCGGCAGTGATCGCAATCCTGAACCGGGTGTTTTCCCATCCCGACAGATATTTTGCTTTACATCCGGTTTGCACTTTAATATCAAGATAACGGAATCGATCAACACTAAGAAATACCAATTTGCGCGGACTCATAACCCTTTGATCGTCGACTCCAACCCAATCGGATCCACAAAGAATCAGCAGGCTAGATCAGTTCCTAACCTCTTTTAAGCACCACAATGACATTTGCAACGCATTCCGTGTGCTATCTCAGTTGCTATTCCGACTGATGATTTATGAGTTGACCATCAATTCTGCAAATCGCCCTTTTTCCGTAAAACCGCCAACAACTTCAGTGATTCCGACAAGCTTTTTCAGTTCGCAACCCCCACCACAAGCGGTGGGGTATGGAGTGCTTCTATTAATTCTCTGATCTCCAATTTTTCACTCCTAAAAAATGAAAAAATTAAATCTTCAGAAATTAAACGATGTCAATCGGCTTGTCTTCTCAAGAAAGCTGGTATATCCATCGGATCCACACCGGATTGACGCATCGCGGCCACGGTGGCGTTGCCTCTTCTGCCTGTGCGGATGACAGCAGGTTCTTCAGCGGAAAAAACGGAATCCCGGTCGTCTGTGCCGGTACGCGTATGCACCACGGTTAACGGAGAATTCTGATTTTGGTTCTGGCCGACCATGCTGCCAAGACCGGTTGCGACCATGGTAACGCGCAGATTATCGGTCATATTTTCATCGATGACGGTACCGACAATAATCGTGGCATCTTCAGCGGTCAGATCTTTAATGGTGTTCATCACTTCATGCACTTCGCGCATTTTCAGCGACGAGCTGGCGGTAATATTCACCAGAATGCCACGCGCTCCGGCCAAGGAGATATCCTCGAGCAGCGGGCTTGATACCGCACGTTCCGCCGCAACCCGGGCGCGATCGACACCCATGGCAATGGCCGAGCCCATCATCGCCATGCCCATTTCCGACATGACCGTTCTGACGTCGGCAAAATCGACGTTGACCAAGCCGGGGCAATTGATCACTTCGGCGATACCGGCTACCGCGCCGTACAGCACGTCGTTGGCGGCTTTGAATGCATCCAGCATGGAAATATCGTTACCCAGGACCATCATGAGCTTGTCGTTCGGGATCACGATCAGCGAATCCACATGCTGCGACAGCGCTTCCATCCCTGCCTTTGCAGCCGCCAAGCGTTTGCCTTCAAAAGCGAAGGGCTTGCTGACGACAGCCACGGTTAAAATGCCCATTTCCTTGGCCACTTGAGCCACCACCGGCGCCGCACCGGTGCCGGTACCGCCACCCATGCCGGCGGTGATAAACAACATATCCGCGCCTTGAATCAATTCGGCGATGCGGTCACGATCTTCCAGCGCGGCTTCGCGGCCGATTTCCGGATTTGCTCCGGCGCCCAGCCCTTTGGTAATACCCGTACCCAGTTGCAGTACCGTTGGCGCTTTATTGCTTTTCAATGCCTGGGCATCAGTGTTCATACTGATGAACTCAACGCCTTGCATGCCGTTCTGGATCATATGATCCACCGCATTGCTGCCGCACCCACCAACACCGACAACTTTGATGACTGCTTCTTGAGTTTCGTTATTCATGATTTCGAACATAGTGTTTCTCCTTTAGTACATTGAAATTAAAGCCGCTTGACTGCTATACCACCCGTGAAATTCCGCATTAAAAATTTCTTTGGAACCACCCCTTCATTCTGGAGAAAATCTGCTTGGCAGAGCCTCCTTGTAATCTTGAACCATGTTGATGCTGCATTTGTTCGATACCGGCCAGAATCAAGCCGATCCCCGTCGAATAACGCGGCGTATGGATCACGTCTTTCAAATTGCCGTGATAATTGGGCAAGCCCAACCGCACCGGCATGTGAAAGATTTCCTCGCCCAATTCCACCATGCCGCGTAACGAAGCCGATCCGCCGGTAATCACGATGCCCGATGACAGCAATTCTTCAAACCCGCTGCGGCGCAATTCGGCTTGCACCATGCAATAGAGCTCCTCGGCGCGAGGCTCGATCACTTCCGCCAGGGTTTGCTTGGAAAGCTGGCGCGAACCGCGGTTACCGACATCCGGCACTTCCACCATTTCATGGGTATCGGTGAGACTCCGCAAGGCACAACCGTAGCGGCACTTGATGTCTTCCGCGCTCTTGGTCGGCGTGCGTAACGCCATCGCAATGTCGTTGGTGATTTGGTCTCCCGCGATCGGAATCACCGCGGTATGGCGGATGGCGCCATGAGTGAACACCGCGATATCCGTCGTTCCGCCGCCGATATCCACCAAGCAGACACCTAAATCCTTCTCATCCTCGGACAGCACCGCCATCGCCGAAGCCAACGGTTGCAGTATCAGATCGCGGACTTCCAGACCGCAGCGATGCACGCACTTGACGATATTCTGCGCGGCCGAAACGGCGCCCGTGACAATGTGCACTTT is part of the Gammaproteobacteria bacterium genome and encodes:
- the ftsA gene encoding cell division protein FtsA, which translates into the protein MNKARENRNLVVGLDIGTSKIVAIVAEVIPDGGGFEVIGLGSHPSRGLKKGVVANIETTVNAIQRALEEAELMADCKIHEVYTGIAGSHIKGFNSDGMVPIKDKEVTEKDVERVMEAAKAVNIPADQQILHILNQEFIIDGQEDVREPVGMSGIRLEVKVHIVTGAVSAAQNIVKCVHRCGLEVRDLILQPLASAMAVLSEDEKDLGVCLVDIGGGTTDIAVFTHGAIRHTAVIPIAGDQITNDIAMALRTPTKSAEDIKCRYGCALRSLTDTHEMVEVPDVGNRGSRQLSKQTLAEVIEPRAEELYCMVQAELRRSGFEELLSSGIVITGGSASLRGMVELGEEIFHMPVRLGLPNYHGNLKDVIHTPRYSTGIGLILAGIEQMQHQHGSRLQGGSAKQIFSRMKGWFQRNF
- the ftsZ gene encoding cell division protein FtsZ — translated: MFEIMNNETQEAVIKVVGVGGCGSNAVDHMIQNGMQGVEFISMNTDAQALKSNKAPTVLQLGTGITKGLGAGANPEIGREAALEDRDRIAELIQGADMLFITAGMGGGTGTGAAPVVAQVAKEMGILTVAVVSKPFAFEGKRLAAAKAGMEALSQHVDSLIVIPNDKLMMVLGNDISMLDAFKAANDVLYGAVAGIAEVINCPGLVNVDFADVRTVMSEMGMAMMGSAIAMGVDRARVAAERAVSSPLLEDISLAGARGILVNITASSSLKMREVHEVMNTIKDLTAEDATIIVGTVIDENMTDNLRVTMVATGLGSMVGQNQNQNSPLTVVHTRTGTDDRDSVFSAEEPAVIRTGRRGNATVAAMRQSGVDPMDIPAFLRRQAD